Part of the Mya arenaria isolate MELC-2E11 chromosome 8, ASM2691426v1 genome, GATTCAGTAGCCACTTGTGATTCAGTAGCCACTTGTGGTTCAGTATTCACATGTGATTCAGTAGCCACTTGCGATTCTGTAACCACTTGCAATTCAGTAGCCACTTGTGATTCAGTAGCCACTTGTGATTCAGTAGCCACTTGTGGTTCAGTAGCCACTTGTGGTTCAGTATTCACATGTGATTCAGTAGCCACCTGTGATTCTGTAATCACTTGTGATTCAGTAGCCACTTATGATTCAGTAGCCACTTGTGGTTCAGTATTCACATGTGATTCAGTAGCCACTTGCGATTCTGTAACCACTTGCAATTCAGTAGCCACTTGTGATTCAGTAGCCACTTGTGATTCAGTAGCCACTTGTGGTTCAGTAGCCACTTGTGGTTCAGTATTCACATGTGATTCAGTAGCCACCTGTGATTCAGTAACCACTTGCAATTCAGTAGCCACTTGTGATTCAGTAGCCACTTGTGATTCAGCAACCACTTGTGATTCAGTAGCCACCTGTGATTCAGTAACCACTTGTGATTCAGTAGCCACTTGTGATTCAGTAGCCACTTGTGATTCAGTAGCCACTTGTGATTCAGTAGCCACTTGTGATTCAGTAGCCACCTGTGATTCAGTAGCCACTTGTGATTCAGTAGCCACTTGTGATTCAGTAGCCACTTGTGATTCAGTAGCCACCTGTGATTCAGTAGCCACTTGTGATTCAGTAGCCACTTGTGATTCAGTAGCCACCTGTGATTCAGTAACCACCTGTGATTCAGTAGCCACTTGTGATTCAGTAGCCACTTGTGATTCAGTAGCCACTTGCGATTCAGTAACCACTTGTGATTCAGTAGCCACCTGTGATTCAGTAGCCACCTGTGATTCAGTAGCCACTTGTGATTCAGTAGCCACTTGCGATTCAGTAGCCACTTGTGATTCAGTAGCCACTTGTGATTCAGTAGCCACTTGCGATTCAGTAACCACTTGTGATTCAGTAGCCACCTGTGATTCAGTAACCACTTGCAATTCAGTAACCACCTGTGATTCAGTAGCCACTTGTGATTCAGCAACCACTTGTGATTCAGTAGCCACCTGTGATTCAGTAACCACTTGTGATTCAGTAGCCACCTGTGATTCAGTAGCCACTTGTGATTCAGTAGCCACCTGTGATTCAGTAGCCACTTGTGATTCAGTAGCCACCTGTGATTCAGTAACCACCTGTGATTCAGTAGCCACTTGTGATTCAGTAGCCACTTGTGATTCAGTAGCCACCTGTGATTCAGTATTCACATGTGATTCAGTAGCCACCTGTGATTCAGTAACCACTTGTGATTCAGTAGCCACCTGTGATTCAGTAACCACTTGTGATTCAGTAGCCACTTATGATTCAGTAACCACTTGTGATTCAGTAGCCACTTGTGGTTCAGTATTCACATGTGATTCAGTAGCCACTTGCGATTCTGTAACCACTTGCAATTCAGTAGCCACCTGTGATTCAGTAACCACTTGTGATTCAGGAGCCACTTGTGGTTCAGTATTCACATGTGATTCAGTAGCCACTTGCGATTCTGTAACCACTTGCAATTCAGTAGCCACTTGTGATTCAGTAGCCACTTGTGATTCAGTAGCCACTTGTGATTCAGTAGCCACCTGTGATTCAGTAGCCACTTGTGATTCAGTATTCACATGTGATTCAGTAGCCACTTGCGATTCTGTAACCACTTGTGATTCAGTAGCCACTTGTGATTTAGTAGCCACTTGTGATTCAGTAGCCACTTGTGATTCAGTAGCCACTTGTGATTCAGTAGCCACTTGTGATTCAGTAGCCACCTGTGATTTAGTAACCACTTGCAATTCAGTAGCCACCTGTGATTTAGTAACCACTTGCAATTCAGTAGCCACTTGTGATTCAGTAGCCACTTGTGGTTCAGTAGCCATAGTGATTCAGTAGCCACTTGTGATTCAGTAGCCACCTGTGATTTAGTAACCACTTGCAATTCAGTAGCCACCTGTGATTCAGTAGCCACTTGTGGTTCAGTATTCACATGTGATTCAGTAGCCACTTGCGATTCTGTAACCACTTGTGATTCAGTAGCCACTTGTGATTCAGTAACCACTTGTGATTCAGTAGCCACTTGCGATTCTGTAACCACTTGTGATTCAGTAGCCACTTGTGATTTAGTAGCCACTTGTGATTCAGTAGCCACTTGTGATTCAGTAGCCACTTGTGATTCAGTAGCCACTTGTGATTCAGTAGCCACATGCAATTCAGTAGCCACCTGTGATTTAGTACCCACTTGTGATTCAGTAGCCACTTGTAATTTAGTAGCCACTTGTGATTCAGTAGCCACTTGTGATTCAGTAACCACTTGTGATTCAGTAGCCACATGCGATTCAGTAGCCACTTGTGATTCAGTAACCACTTGTGATTCAGTAGCCACTTGTGATTCAGTAACCACTTGTGATTCAGTAGCCACTTGCGATTCTGTAACCACTTGTGGTGAAATAGCCACTTGTGGTTCAGTATTCACATGTGATTCAGTAGCCACTGCGTTTCAGTAGCTACTTGTGATTCAGTAACCACTTGCGATTCAGTTGCCACTTGTGATTCAGTAGCCACTTGTGATTAAGCAGCCACTTGTGATTCACTAGAAATTGTTGGATCAGAGTATTGATTGGAGATTTGTAGTTTTGAGTACTTGACAGAttcattgaataaaaacaatttgtcacAACACAATGAACTAATAATCAAATTCTAGCAAGTAAAGTAAGAACAAGCTTTATTTCAAGCGAATAACAcattaagaacaaaaatatttatttataacttactTTTCCCTCTCCAGCTGTCAGGTATGCCAGTACAAGTGCCGGAACCAGACCCAGCTGAGCATTCACCTGCGGACACACACGGGGGATAAGCCCTTCCACTGCGGGGAGTGTGAGGCAAGGTTCAAGGTCGGCTCCGACCTCAAGCGCCACCAGAGGGTTCATACAGGTGAAAAACCGTTCACCTGTGTCTATGAAGGATGTGACTACAGATGTGCCATCAAGagtaagaaatgttttactaatcAGCTGTCAGTTGTATAAAACATCCTAAAATAATAGATTGATCAGTAGCCAGTTGTATAAATCTGTGAAAAGTTTTAAAGAGAagaattaaacagttttatacaaatggctCATGTTTAATTTACTTATTGAATGATTtcggaatatatatatattttttttatatgttcatGAGTACATTTCCAGACAATTACAAAAACCATTGATTAAGTTACCCTGTAGTACATGCTAATTTtggcatatatatttttcaggcAATCTGAAGAGCCATTACCAGACATACCATCCTGAGGACAAAGTTCACATGCAGAAGTGTTCAATGTGTGATTTCTCAACTCCAAGCAAGAAGGAGTACCGcgaacatattaaaacacacacagtGAACGAGGGCCTCACTTGCTCCCACTGTAGCTACCAGTGCTCCAACAAGAGTGCTTTACGAAACCATGTGAAGCTGCATTCTGGAGAAAAATTCTCGTgcacattttgtaaatacacaTCCAGTCAGCGTGGTAATGTTACAACTCATATGAAGCGAAAGCATTCAGCTGTTGCTAATTCATCAGGCGCCAAATTGCCATTGCACAGAAAGTCTTCCAATAGGCcactaaaaaagaaaattgccgAAGAGGCTGAAACTGAGACAGAAGCAAATAGGAAAGAGAATGTGAAAACAAAAGGAATAAAGTCATTTGAGTGTGACTTGTGCCCGGCAGCTTTTGTACGAGAAGACTCCTTAAGATGCcacataaaacaacacaaagaCAGCCTGTCTACAGCGTATGCAGTCTTAAAACTTCAACAGCCTGTTATTAATGTGTCAAAAACAATTGAGATGTCAGTTTCTGAAAACGGCACCAGTAAGGGTAGTATCATAATGAAGGACAGTGTAAGAAGTGAAACTATCAGCATAGAAGATATGCCTACATGTTCTTCAAGCTCCATTGAAGTAGATCCTATGGTGTTTTCAAGATCAATTCCAAGCAGCTCAATGAATGGTGAAAATAATTCTGCCCCAGTGATAGAATCCCCTGCTTTGCTAGGTCAAGGCCAGATAAGCGTGACCTTGCCAGGTCAGAGTTCACTAGTGCCCGGCCAGGTAGGCATGACCTCACCAGTGTCAGCCTCACTATTACAAGGTCAAGTCAGCCTTGGTATAAACGACATCCTTATAGCAGCTGGAATGTCTGGGTTAAACTCTTATAACAGTTCACCCCCATTGGGTAAGGATATTCAAATATCAACCGGCACCTCGGAACAGTTGCAGTTACCCCAAGGGGTCAGTACCAACAGCCCAAAGGCTTCTTCTCCAAGTTCTAATCCAATTACCAATAGTGTTATTCTTGGGAGATCCCCACAAGAGGTACCCTCTGTTCcgattatgcaaaatatttcattgccCTACATTAAGTTACCAAATGGCCAAGTTCTCATTCTCACTAGCCCAGCCAATATAAGCCCACAAACCAGCTCTGCCACAGATACCACAACAGGCGGTGATGCAAGCATAACATCAACTGGGACATCAGACATACAGACGCAATTACTGGTCCAGTCACCAGAAGTGAGCCAGGAACAGATCATTCAGTGTGCTGCTGACTCGACCACCTCCACTTCAACTGCCCATCACCAACAATCTCAAACTCAGTGTTTTTCACTGCAAACTCAAGAAAATAGCTCACAACAGCAAGGTGCTATTCCAATTCAAATAATTCTTCCCAGTGATTACAATTCCCAGCAAACATTGCCCCTTGTTTCCCAGCTTTTGAACAGTGTTATTAATAGAAACGCCGGGGAAGAAGGAAACCAACCTCAAGGTTTCCAAGCAACGAGTCCAAGTTCTGGTTCCCAGCCTGTGCAAAGTTTTGTGTTGCAGATCCCAGCCCAGGCAGGAACCATCAAAGATGGCTCTGGAAACATGACAGAGAGCCAGAGTTTTGTGTTGCAGATACCAACCTCAAATTACAATCCTTAAAGAAACAAGAcaagtttaaaagaaatttgtttgCGGAACTATTTTGCAGAACTATTTTTTGGCCGAAGCCTTCTTCAGGGAAGATGACAATGAgatacagacattattttgtttaacattttttggcAGGAAAGTGTACTGTTTCATACGGTGCATACATTAAGTATGCAATTCTTTGAAGTACATTTATATCATAAAGAGCATCATTGTACGATGTTTTGTGGTTGATGAGTATTTCAGCAATGTACCGGTAAACAAGATATTCACAGATAAGACCTTCATGATTGGTCAATAAAGGTTTGgttttaatttctatttatttGGAAGTTTTGATACTTTGAAGATCTTTGTTATACTATAGAATGcatgttgtttatttgatatatatatgtatgtacatgtactacgTTTAATATTGTCATGAAATATTTGGTGCAATATAATCTTGAGATTAGTCAAGTATGATAGgttatatgtgtttgtcttgaaattataaatacattgtaccaatattgttcaaacaCTGACTagttaaaatttaatgaaatacttgTCAACTAttgtaaatatgaaatacagtcgaaactcgttggctcgatatctcatgactcgatatcctcgttggctcaaaccagattaaaaggaccgattttatttaactctttgttcatataaaattcgatcggatggctcgatatcttgagggtcgatatttctccacgcttgAATTCATTTTTGCGGtcccaagtaagaatttcacactttgttaTGTTTGCTTGGGTCGGTGTCATTTTGgcgggttcagttaagaatctcacaccttgatttgtttgcttggcttcatttagcaccaggtgctaatcgattaaaattgcttgactggcattataattattatcaaatttaaatggtttaacagtttgaagaAACATGCCATCACCTTAAATtttgtctctaattgttatacATCTATAAATGGAttgtgttacccactgtttaaaattgcttgtttgttgtttcgcataaatgtaattttatcataaataaaaaaaaatcaaatgatattttctaaggatcgaataagtcatgttacgtagatagcgtagccaataacaaacgaggtaaacaatatgttttgttacgaataaatatataacattctgtaagcaatcccgcttggctcgattttctcgaggctcaaagtattttggccggtccctaaaATATTGAGCCATCGTGATTCGACTGTAATTTGATGAACTACCTTGGGCCATagcaatttaattttttgtttgtcagATTTTGGCCGAGAAAAAATGGAGCAAGTGGGCTTAACTTGTTCTTCAATCAAATTTAAGAACCAGAACTGACAATTTAGGAAAATCTGGTTTTTTCGTTGTCAGTTTTGGTCAAGAATCAAGTTATAATTGTTCATGATTATCATACTTATTCACCCTTCCGACTGTCTGTTAAGGAAATAAcgcacaaaatattcattttacatacCTACCTGTTGCAGTTTTCGCTAAGTTGTTACAGAcgtaatataaaataacatgttttgagTATATCGAAGCATTTTATAGGTGCGATAAATccaacaaatgaaaaatgaaattgttgtgGCTGTACTATATGTACGGTAAGTTTTATGAGTATCCTTCTATTttgttaaagaataaaattgCTATTACTATACGCATTTGTGTTGTATACACTAGACCCTTATTTTGAGTATTTTCGATACTCTATATTTTTCAGTGTCTTGCCTTTCAAGATGAAGGGAAGatgcaattatttttcttgtaaTAAAAGCTTAGTGGCATCACTTGGCCAAACTTGGTCAAGGACTTGCGAGTTCGTGATTAAAACACAGGCCATGGGTTGTATGTTAAGCCTAAACCTACCTAACAagcaggatttttttttttaattcatatacTCTTTATATAACTTTGAGATATATATAACAGGCACTCTTAAATGAAAGCCAACTATGTAACGCTGTAAAGCAAAAGCTATATACTCCAGgggttctaacagctgataaATGTCAATGctaaaatgataaatgtcaaTGCTGAAAAATACCCAGGGGTCTGGGGCCTACAACCTTCATCGATCTCAAATGTCCCCCACGGAGCCTCTAGATCCGGATTTGGAACTATTGCTAGCCAGATGGAATCTAAACATCGAATCGGTTTGGCATTTACTAAAAATTTAAGGTCAAGGCTACGCCATTTAAACCATAACTATCCAGGTACAATAACAAAGGCCAATCCAAACAAATTTGAGGCACTGCttcttatttataaagaaaagtatCTCATTTTAATACACAACTCTTGTGTttctaatttaaacaattggGACCTTTACCCAGTGACTCCAAAGACCAGGCTCTTGCCTTTACATTAAATGGAAGGCCCAAATTCAATTTCAAGATAGATTATGCAATTAATGACTTGGTATTTTGTTTCCAGTCAATTCTCATTTCCCCCGTGGTGGCCTCAGAATCACTGCGTTTAAAGTCCCCTAGATTAGGCAAAAAAGATAGATGAATATTTGGGCGTTGGGGAAAAATTAAAGCATACTCATAGATGTAAAGGAAATCTGACAGCCATTACAGTTTTGTACTGTGCAATTTCTAAACAATGCAAACTCAACAGGCAAGTAACACTAGAATTTCACTTGGGCCAGAGATTATATTAGAATTGCATTTTGTGCAATATACACTACAGAAAAATAAAAGCACAGTATTTGGATACCAACACTTAATGTAACAGAGAAGCATAACTCAAACTATAATTAAAGCCTGAGTTCAACTCTTCATACAAATGTGCCAATTTTCACAGGTAAAATTATTGTGTCCCAAGTTTAGTTTAAATAgctcaaatgtttttttgtgatactTTATTCTGAGTTTTAGCCAAGGTTAAGTTTTTGCACGCCAATGACCCCACGCTATGACCATTACACAGGGAcccttttcttaaaaaaacaacaacaacaaacgaCAAGGTTATTAACAAAAGGTGCATTTCATACCAGTAGTCAGTGTTAATTACATTACAAATGAAGGTGAATTAATTCAACAGTCCATCTTAAATGCCTTTAAAATCACAAATGTCTGAAACTGCatacagattttttttccatacaaCACAAAGTAAAGCGTcttaaaatatgacataaaccTAAAGAATCAATGAAAcagttatataaacaaaaagagGGAACAATTATACAATATGCATACATTAATGCAGGGATCTAACCAGAGCAAGACTTGAGAAAAATGTTCAACCCTCCTATTTTGTTTAGCGGGAGAGATCTTTTTCTCTACAAAAACTTTGGAAaattcttaaattaaaaaacaacactcaGCTGTCTTGGTTGATCCCTGCCTTGTACATGTTATGACCTGATTTTGTAACTCACACTGAATAATTAACAGGTGTTATGTGCCTTAGTGTTCAGGCTAACGCCGCTGCCAATTGGATCGCTGAACAGATTCACAGTAATCATTTCGAAGAGCTCCGACAACAAAAAATCCATTAAGCAGATCACAACAGCCTAAAAAATTTATTTAGTCATCCattattggttttattaagaGAGTAATTCAGAAGCTGAAGCATGCACAATGGCCAAGTATAGAGGCATTCGATTGGCATTTCGTGCTAAACACTTAGCCTTTATTATTGGTCTTTTAAACGACTCATTGGCACCACAATGCCCCTAGCCTCAatcagaaaagcaaaaataaaacgAACAATTTGTTAAGGGTTATGCATGTTATAAGCCAACAAAAGCGGTCAAAATGAAAGTACAGTTTGTATACATAAGATAAGGTATTCTATAAAGTAAATAGTAGTTATTTATTGCCTAAAAGCATGGCTTATCATTTAAATTCCTAGAAAATGTTAAAGGAACATTATCATTCCAGTAATCAGTTATTTATAAAGACTATAGCTTATGATGGAACGTTGTGAGCTTAAAGAAGACACtaccaaaacatgttttatatggaaatatttttttaacttttttaaaacgAAATCCTAACAACTGAAAAATTagatatgccttatatacacaatttttaaaaaacacaataatgttGATCACTTGAAtgggaaaatatattttacaaggtatataaacaatatcaaaagttGCAGGAcagatttatttgtatttcaacattttccaatTCTAAGTTAAAAAGATGATTAAACAAAACTACATTCAAATAGCACTTAATGTATTTCCTTTTCATTCACatataaaatcaacatattaCTTACGAACATCgctttcagtttaaaaaaattcaaatcatGCAATTTCTccattaaatgtatttgaatatgttGACATGTCATTCATGGGACTGTACCAATCGATATTTAACATCAAGCCAAAATGTCCAATTGATGGATATAATATCAGCTGTGTGCTTCACGCGTGTATAAGTCACTCTGAAACAAGATCCATTGTTTAAGGTTACTAAGTATCTCTCTGTTTCATtccaaacattgtttttaagtgtCCGAAAGATTTAGAAGTTGTGTAGCGCTAATCTGAAGGTTTCATTCATGATGAGAAACCCTCCTTCGGGCGATGGGGATAACACAAATGTCTGAGTGAATGGCAATGGTTTATCGTCATCACTctgaaaaaaacagaaacaacacCAGTGTTATCTTACAATGATTTATACACACTCGACAACAGAGATAAAATGGTGATCAAGTTTTGTTGATTATCGATTGTTTATGATTGAGGTTGCAGACAATTGATTACTTGGTCTCAGAATCTATTATCTGTAGCCATATTCTCTAAATAAAACGGAAGAAATTATTTAGTAATGatcccaggggcataatttgaacaaaccttcacaagcaattgcgaatttacatgtatacttggctaaaaatagactttgcTCATGTAgtcttggctaaaaatagcatttttttatactatcaagggccataatccaggcatgcatgggcaaatctggctggtttttaaaaggaatcgagttctaatggatatctaaataagGTACAAgcttcatcgagatacaatcaaaactgaagactgtatcatgttcacaagcaattgtttacagacaaactgattttttaatactttcaaggcccataatctaggcatgcatggtcggatctggctggtttttaaaggaaccgagctctaatggatatctaaatactgtacaagtttcaacgagatacaatcaaaactgaagactgtatcgtgttcacaagcaattgtttacacaatagcatttttttatactatcaagggccataatctaggcatgcatgggcagatctggctggttttcgaaaggaaccgagctctaatggatatctagatactgtagaagttttatcgagatacaatcaaaactgaagactgtatcgtgttcacaagcaattgtttacacaatagcatttttttatactatcaagggccataatctaggcatgcatgggtggatctggctggttttcgaaaggaaccgatctctaatggatatctagatactgtacaagtctcaacgagatacaatcaaaactgaagactgtatcgtgttcacaagcaattgtttacagacgcacggacacTCGAAcacacggatgcacatactacgtacacattaccatcgcataagctcttctggcctttggccagtagagctaaaaatgaaaacagcagCCACCACAATGACAGTAATCATACTAGCAAATAGCAATGTTCCCGAGTCAGGTCTTGACTATGAGTCACACTTCAAAAAACTTGTGAGCCTACCTTTAGTTGTCCTAATACATTCACTAACACCGATCCATTCAGCATGGGTTGACAGTCTATTGTAGTTACCGCATGCGCTGTTTTAGAAGTTATAAGCtgaaatatttgcaattattaaatataagtgATAAACATTTATCGGGTATGTCACATTGCATGATATTTGGCAGAAAAGGGAAGATACTAGTATGTCGCACATCATGATTTTTTCCCATTAGCCGTACCGGTAAATTCTGATAAtgaattaacttttaaatatatttaatacaacatGCCTTTCACAGTGCAATGATGACCTTGTTTTACTTCAAATAGAGCCATCACAGAATGAGACTTATACCCCCCGTATGCCCATGTGTCGCAATggcaaattatattaaaatctgaCCTTGTTAGACAAAGATATGGAGCAGACATAAACTATCATCAGTAAGGCTATATAGCAAATCATAAGAAGGTTGCTGTGACATTAACCTCAAGGGTAGCGACATGGCCCATTAAGTCTTGTGTGCAATAGGTCCTCACActatggtggtcacttctgccaaataatttgcagaaggttgctgtgacattgaccttgataGTAAAGGCTCTTTACTTACCTTTTTGTATGCAAATAAATGACTACTAAACCTATTCATCAATTGTGATGTACATTAAGTTATCTTTGCTTTGAAACTAAGAGGACTTAAGCCTAAGGATGAGACCATAAACCTGGAATGGGTGTCTATGACTAATGACCATGCACCATTCATTCTCATCATAGAACCCCTCTTGCAGCACTGGAGACCTTCTGCATCAAAATAATCCTACAAAAATACTAGATATGGTTTCTTAATAAAATCAACTTtagattatttcaattaatgcatttaacttttcttttattttgttaactattttcacaaaaaaagtagggatagtagggctttttcaagaaaaagtagAGAAAAGTAGGAGCCttacaaacaagagctgtcacagagatagcgcgctcgactattccgccgcttctaagtgtaaggattgaaaagttttggatgcatgcatggatcactgttagattggatttcaatgcaatacatgatgtgctgagatagtaacataaatgtggttacatgaaaaatttcaaccagattttt contains:
- the LOC128242549 gene encoding PR domain zinc finger protein 10-like isoform X2, which translates into the protein MEDYEEEEVEDVHICGMCRAQFTIVEEFIQHKKAKCPIRLARRLKQQVYQLPDEAPAIEGQLVQEGPPLLPSQGLQDTNLQQANSSVSITLSQEGETIGYLQLPQTQGSALPPNNGPQGAEQFTGEMFSQGVANGGSHEYVLLPNSSADSHTCTYNIQADVSNFPTQASTMETVYTLESQPTDHVGGDFVQSYAGVDNMMTGNSIVGASQHGVMPMVQTGIDAASCLNSTSYSVLTSSYNQSGSASQVISLNQTGFEVNSNEEQVSLPNGMVQGSNFLNPLREPAHITGVVKNLLSKEPVDSEGRKVDFEKQRKTTVYNLQEAGEGTKLTTRKLTLTVGSEKAKQKKKIRKEVREKKFSCAYEKCSYKTAFIKDLERHLRIHTGERPFKCEKCTKAFTRNDKLKVHMKYHNKERSFKCSLCNYSAVEKGTLKKHMQIHLDERPFSCQVCQYKCRNQTQLSIHLRTHTGDKPFHCGECEARFKVGSDLKRHQRVHTGEKPFTCVYEGCDYRCAIKSNLKSHYQTYHPEDKVHMQKCSMCDFSTPSKKEYREHIKTHTVNEGLTCSHCSYQCSNKSALRNHVKLHSGEKFSCTFCKYTSSQRGNVTTHMKRKHSAVANSSGAKLPLHRKSSNRPLKKKIAEEAETETEANRKENVKTKGIKSFECDLCPAAFVREDSLRCHIKQHKDSLSTAYAVLKLQQPVINVSKTIEMSVSENGTSKGSIIMKDSVRSETISIEDMPTCSSSSIEVDPMVFSRSIPSSSMNGENNSAPVIESPALLGQGQISVTLPGQSSLVPGQVGMTSPVSASLLQGQVSLGINDILIAAGMSGLNSYNSSPPLGKDIQISTGTSEQLQLPQGVSTNSPKASSPSSNPITNSVILGRSPQEVPSVPIMQNISLPYIKLPNGQVLILTSPANISPQTSSATDTTTGGDASITSTGTSDIQTQLLVQSPEVSQEQIIQCAADSTTSTSTAHHQQSQTQCFSLQTQENSSQQQGAIPIQIILPSDYNSQQTLPLVSQLLNSVINRNAGEEGNQPQGFQATSPSSGSQPVQSFVLQIPAQAGTIKDGSGNMTESQSFVLQIPTSNYNP
- the LOC128242551 gene encoding probable nuclear transport factor 2, with the translated sequence MNPDFQKIGEAFVEHYYKMYDSGMKDALLSLYHDTSLLTFEGDQKQGNVSIVEKHKLITSKTAHAVTTIDCQPMLNGSVLVNVLGQLKSDDDKPLPFTQTFVLSPSPEGGFLIMNETFRLALHNF
- the LOC128242549 gene encoding PR domain zinc finger protein 10-like isoform X1, translated to MEDYEEEEVEDVHICGMCRAQFTIVEEFIQHKKAKCPIRLARRLKQQQVYQLPDEAPAIEGQLVQEGPPLLPSQGLQDTNLQQANSSVSITLSQEGETIGYLQLPQTQGSALPPNNGPQGAEQFTGEMFSQGVANGGSHEYVLLPNSSADSHTCTYNIQADVSNFPTQASTMETVYTLESQPTDHVGGDFVQSYAGVDNMMTGNSIVGASQHGVMPMVQTGIDAASCLNSTSYSVLTSSYNQSGSASQVISLNQTGFEVNSNEEQVSLPNGMVQGSNFLNPLREPAHITGVVKNLLSKEPVDSEGRKVDFEKQRKTTVYNLQEAGEGTKLTTRKLTLTVGSEKAKQKKKIRKEVREKKFSCAYEKCSYKTAFIKDLERHLRIHTGERPFKCEKCTKAFTRNDKLKVHMKYHNKERSFKCSLCNYSAVEKGTLKKHMQIHLDERPFSCQVCQYKCRNQTQLSIHLRTHTGDKPFHCGECEARFKVGSDLKRHQRVHTGEKPFTCVYEGCDYRCAIKSNLKSHYQTYHPEDKVHMQKCSMCDFSTPSKKEYREHIKTHTVNEGLTCSHCSYQCSNKSALRNHVKLHSGEKFSCTFCKYTSSQRGNVTTHMKRKHSAVANSSGAKLPLHRKSSNRPLKKKIAEEAETETEANRKENVKTKGIKSFECDLCPAAFVREDSLRCHIKQHKDSLSTAYAVLKLQQPVINVSKTIEMSVSENGTSKGSIIMKDSVRSETISIEDMPTCSSSSIEVDPMVFSRSIPSSSMNGENNSAPVIESPALLGQGQISVTLPGQSSLVPGQVGMTSPVSASLLQGQVSLGINDILIAAGMSGLNSYNSSPPLGKDIQISTGTSEQLQLPQGVSTNSPKASSPSSNPITNSVILGRSPQEVPSVPIMQNISLPYIKLPNGQVLILTSPANISPQTSSATDTTTGGDASITSTGTSDIQTQLLVQSPEVSQEQIIQCAADSTTSTSTAHHQQSQTQCFSLQTQENSSQQQGAIPIQIILPSDYNSQQTLPLVSQLLNSVINRNAGEEGNQPQGFQATSPSSGSQPVQSFVLQIPAQAGTIKDGSGNMTESQSFVLQIPTSNYNP